In Mycolicibacterium aubagnense, the DNA window CAGATGGCCCAGTTGGTAGAGGAAGGACGACATGAGTGATCGCCTAACTGGTCTGGATGGGTGGGAGGGCGCCGCGTGCCCGAGCCGATGAGGTGAAACCCGGTATGGCCGCACACAGTTTCCACACGTCGTGGCCAGAGCACATCACGGTTCGATCAGGCCGGATGACGGCAGCGGTCGCATGGCCGCGGCGTAGCCACCGGTCCAACTCACCTCCGGGTTCGGCGACATGAACGGCGACGCCGTGTTCCTGGAGCATGGCGAGTTGGAAAGCCAGGGGGCGTGTGGTGGTCACAAGCGCAAAGCTGTTGCCCAACAGCGTGTCCAGGCGCTGTCCGTCGGCCAATACCGGGTTGGGACACAGGGTTCCGGCAAGGTGGCGGGGTGTCCGGCTTTTGATGACCAATGCCGACTCGTGCAGCCGGGGGGTGGCGCCGTCGGTGAGTTTGTCGCGAACGCCGGGTATCAACCGCAGGCGCGGTGCAACGACGCGCCGCACCATGTTTCCGATATGCCCGCCGGCCGTCATTGCCCACCCCATGGCCAAGGCAAGGCCGATCATGCTGCGGGCGTGGGGCTTGCGTTCCTGTTCGTAGGTTGCCAGCAGTGCCTCGGGTAGCTCTCCGTTGATCACGCCGGCGACTTTCCACGCCAGGTTCATCGCGTCGCGCAGGCCCGCTCCCATGCCTTGCCCGATGAATGGTGGAGTGAGGTGCGCGGCGTCACCGAGGAGGAACACATTGCGTTCCCGCCAGCGGTCGGCGATCTGTGCGCGAAAGGTGTACTCGGTGACACGTGCGAGCTCGAGGTGGTCGTCGGCGAAGTCGCCGACCCAGGAGGCGACCAGGGGCCGTAGGGTCGCCATCGTGTTGAAGTCGGCCGCGGTTTCCGAAGGCAGCAGCCGAAATTCCCAGCGGTAGCGGTCGGGCCCGATACGCATGTAGGTCGCAGCCCGAACGGGATCGCACACCTGATGCACACCGTCCCACTGATCGAGTTCGGCCTCGGTGACCACGTCGGCGACCAGCCAGCGCTGCTCGAAACGCAGGTCTTCCATGGCGGCACCGATGGCGGCTCGCACGATGCTGTTGGCTCCGTCGCAGCTCAGCACATAGCCGGCGTCGACGACGTGCTCTGTTCCGGTGGCACGGTCGGCGTAGGTCACCCGCACGCGGCCCGGTTCGTGCTGGGTGATGCCGGTGACCTCGGAATTGCCGCGCAGCTCCACATTCGGGCGCTTGGCCAGGTTGGCGCGCAGCAGCTCTTCCAGTACGGGCTGGTCGAACATGTTCGCCTGAGGGAAACCATGCCTGCTGCGGGCGGGGTCGCGGTCGAACTGTGCCAGCGTGTGGTGGTTCTGGTCGAGCAGGCGTAACCCGAGCGCGGGCCGGGACATGGCGGCGAACTCTTCGGCCACGCCGAGGCGGGCGAGGATGCGATGAACCTCGTCATCGAGGTGTACTGCGCGTGGCTGGGGATAGACCGATTCCCAGCGGTCGAGAACCAGCGTCGGCACGCCGTAATCGGCGAGCAACGTCGCCGCGGTGACACCGGTCGGCCCCGCTCCGACGACGACAACCGGCACGGGTTTCGTTACAAGGTCTGGCATTTTGG includes these proteins:
- the mhpA gene encoding bifunctional 3-(3-hydroxy-phenyl)propionate/3-hydroxycinnamic acid hydroxylase MhpA, which encodes MPDLVTKPVPVVVVGAGPTGVTAATLLADYGVPTLVLDRWESVYPQPRAVHLDDEVHRILARLGVAEEFAAMSRPALGLRLLDQNHHTLAQFDRDPARSRHGFPQANMFDQPVLEELLRANLAKRPNVELRGNSEVTGITQHEPGRVRVTYADRATGTEHVVDAGYVLSCDGANSIVRAAIGAAMEDLRFEQRWLVADVVTEAELDQWDGVHQVCDPVRAATYMRIGPDRYRWEFRLLPSETAADFNTMATLRPLVASWVGDFADDHLELARVTEYTFRAQIADRWRERNVFLLGDAAHLTPPFIGQGMGAGLRDAMNLAWKVAGVINGELPEALLATYEQERKPHARSMIGLALAMGWAMTAGGHIGNMVRRVVAPRLRLIPGVRDKLTDGATPRLHESALVIKSRTPRHLAGTLCPNPVLADGQRLDTLLGNSFALVTTTRPLAFQLAMLQEHGVAVHVAEPGGELDRWLRRGHATAAVIRPDRTVMCSGHDVWKLCAAIPGFTSSARARGALPPIQTS